The following are from one region of the Streptococcus sp. 1643 genome:
- a CDS encoding DUF1846 domain-containing protein has protein sequence MKKQAFSSEQYLNLQRDHILERINQFDGKLYLEFGGKMLEDFHAARVLPGYEPDNKIKLLQELKEQVEVVIAINASNIEHSKSRGDLGISYDQEVLRLIDKFNELEIFVGSVVITQYAGQPAADAFRNQLDKNGIDSYLHYPIKGYPTDMDHIISPEGMGKNDYIKTSRNLIVVTAPGPGSGKLATCMSNMYHDQLNGIKSGYAKFETFPVWNLPLHHPVNLAYEAATADLDDVNMIDPFHLQTYGETTVNYNRDIEIFPVLKRMLERILGESPYASPTDMGVNMVGFAITDNEAAIEASKQEIIRRYYQTVLDFKAEKVGETAVKKIELLMNDLGITPADRKVAVAARQKAEETGGPALALELPNGEIVTGKNSELFGPTAAALINAIKKSADIAKEVKLIEPEVVKPIQGLKINHLGSRNPRLHSNEILIALAITAMENPDAARAMEELGNLKGSEAHSTIILTDEDKNVLRKLGINVTFDPYYQYDRLYRK, from the coding sequence ATGAAAAAACAAGCTTTTAGTTCTGAACAATATTTGAATCTACAGCGCGACCACATTTTGGAGCGCATCAACCAATTTGACGGCAAGCTCTATTTGGAGTTTGGTGGCAAAATGTTAGAAGATTTCCACGCTGCTCGTGTCCTTCCTGGTTATGAGCCTGACAATAAAATCAAGCTCTTGCAAGAATTGAAAGAGCAAGTTGAAGTTGTAATCGCCATTAATGCCAGCAACATCGAGCATTCTAAATCGCGTGGCGACCTGGGCATTTCTTATGACCAAGAAGTTCTTCGTTTGATTGACAAATTCAATGAGCTGGAAATTTTTGTTGGCTCAGTTGTCATCACACAGTACGCTGGACAACCTGCTGCAGATGCCTTCCGCAACCAGTTAGATAAAAACGGGATTGATTCTTATCTTCATTATCCGATCAAAGGATACCCGACGGATATGGATCACATTATTTCTCCCGAAGGCATGGGGAAAAACGACTACATCAAAACCAGTCGCAACTTGATCGTCGTAACAGCTCCTGGACCTGGTTCTGGAAAATTGGCCACTTGTATGTCCAATATGTACCACGACCAACTTAATGGCATCAAGTCTGGTTACGCTAAGTTTGAAACCTTCCCAGTTTGGAACCTGCCCCTTCATCATCCAGTCAATTTGGCCTACGAGGCTGCAACCGCGGACCTTGATGATGTCAATATGATTGACCCCTTCCATCTCCAAACCTACGGAGAAACCACTGTCAACTACAACCGTGATATCGAAATCTTCCCAGTGCTCAAACGTATGTTGGAGCGCATTCTCGGTGAATCTCCATACGCTTCACCAACAGACATGGGTGTCAATATGGTTGGCTTTGCTATTACAGATAATGAGGCTGCTATCGAAGCCTCTAAACAAGAAATCATCCGTCGCTACTATCAAACTGTTCTTGATTTTAAAGCTGAAAAAGTCGGAGAAACTGCTGTCAAGAAGATTGAACTTCTCATGAACGACCTCGGTATCACACCTGCAGACCGTAAGGTTGCTGTTGCTGCACGCCAAAAGGCTGAAGAAACCGGTGGCCCTGCCCTAGCCCTTGAATTGCCAAATGGGGAAATCGTAACTGGTAAAAACTCTGAACTCTTTGGTCCTACAGCTGCAGCCTTGATCAATGCCATCAAAAAATCAGCTGATATCGCTAAGGAAGTGAAACTAATCGAGCCTGAAGTCGTCAAACCAATTCAAGGCCTTAAAATTAATCATCTCGGCAGTCGCAATCCTCGCCTCCACTCAAATGAAATCCTGATTGCACTAGCCATCACAGCTATGGAAAATCCTGACGCTGCGCGTGCCATGGAGGAACTTGGGAATCTCAAAGGAAGCGAAGCCCACTCTACCATCATCTTGACCGATGAAGACAAGAACGTCCTTCGCAAACTAGGCATCAACGTAACCTTTGACCCATACTACCAATACGATCGCTTGTATCGGAAATAA
- a CDS encoding S-ribosylhomocysteine lyase gives MSKEVIVESFELDHTIVKAPYVRLIGEETGPKGDVISNFDIRLVQPNEDSIPTAGLHTIEHLLAKLIRTRIDGMIDCSPFGCRTGFHMIMWGRHTSAEIAAVIKDSLKEIAETTTWEDVPGTTIESCGNYKDHSLFSAKEWAKLILEQGISDDAFERHII, from the coding sequence ATGTCAAAAGAAGTTATTGTTGAAAGTTTTGAACTTGACCACACCATTGTTAAAGCACCTTATGTTCGCTTGATTGGGGAAGAAACCGGACCAAAGGGAGATGTCATCTCCAACTTTGATATTCGCTTGGTACAGCCAAATGAGGACTCTATCCCTACCGCTGGCCTTCACACTATCGAACACCTCTTGGCCAAACTCATCCGTACTCGAATCGACGGCATGATTGACTGTTCGCCATTTGGTTGCCGTACAGGCTTCCACATGATTATGTGGGGTCGCCATACCAGTGCTGAAATTGCAGCTGTTATCAAGGATTCGCTCAAGGAAATTGCTGAAACCACTACTTGGGAAGATGTCCCTGGAACAACCATCGAATCTTGCGGAAACTACAAGGACCACAGCCTCTTTTCTGCTAAAGAATGGGCCAAACTCATCCTAGAACAAGGAATCTCAGATGATGCCTTTGAGCGCCATATCATCTAA
- a CDS encoding alpha-glucosidase, which produces MQEKWWHNAVVYQVYPKSFMDSNGDGIGDLPGITSKLDYLAKLGITAIWLSPVYNSPMDDNGYDIADYQAIAAIFGTMEDMDQLIAEAKKRGIRIIMDLVVNHTSDEHAWFVKACENPDSPERDYYIWRDEPNDLESIFSGSAWEYDEKSGQYYLHFFSKKQPDLNWENEKLRQKIYEMMNFWIDKGIGGFRMDVIDMIGKIPDEKVVNNGPMLHPYLKEMNQATFGDKDLLTVGETWGATPEIAKLYSDPKGQELSMVFQFEHICLQYQEGQPKWHYQKELNVGKLKEIFNKWQTELGVEDGWNSLFWNNHDLPRIVSIWGNDQEYREKSAKAFAILLHLMRGTPYIYQGEEIGMTNYPFETLDQVEDIESLNYAREALKKSVPLEEIMDSIRVIGRDNARTPMQWDESKNAGFSTGQPWLAVNPNYEEINVQEALADPESIFYTYQKLVQIRKENSWLIRADFELLDTADKVFAYIRKDRDRRFLVVANLSNEKQNFSVEGRVKSILIENTVTQETVEKQTLEPWDAFCVELTD; this is translated from the coding sequence ATGCAAGAAAAATGGTGGCATAATGCCGTAGTCTATCAAGTCTATCCCAAGAGTTTTATGGATAGCAATGGAGATGGGATTGGTGATTTGCCAGGAATTACCAGTAAGTTAGACTATCTAGCTAAGTTAGGAATCACAGCTATTTGGCTTTCTCCCGTTTATAACAGTCCGATGGATGATAATGGCTATGATATTGCCGATTATCAAGCAATTGCAGCTATTTTCGGAACCATGGAGGACATGGACCAACTGATCGCAGAAGCTAAGAAGCGTGGCATTCGAATTATCATGGACTTGGTGGTCAATCATACCTCAGATGAACATGCTTGGTTTGTCAAGGCATGTGAAAATCCTGACAGCCCTGAGCGTGACTACTATATCTGGCGGGATGAGCCTAATGATTTGGAGTCTATCTTTAGTGGGTCTGCTTGGGAATACGATGAAAAGTCAGGTCAATACTATCTCCACTTTTTCAGTAAGAAACAGCCGGATCTCAACTGGGAGAATGAAAAACTGCGCCAGAAAATTTACGAGATGATGAACTTCTGGATTGATAAAGGCATTGGTGGTTTCCGTATGGATGTTATTGACATGATTGGGAAAATTCCTGATGAGAAAGTAGTCAATAACGGTCCTATGCTCCATCCCTATCTCAAGGAGATGAATCAAGCCACTTTTGGTGATAAAGATCTCTTGACAGTAGGGGAAACCTGGGGAGCAACGCCCGAGATTGCTAAGCTCTACTCGGATCCAAAGGGGCAAGAATTGTCTATGGTCTTCCAGTTTGAACACATCTGTCTTCAATATCAGGAAGGGCAACCTAAGTGGCACTACCAAAAAGAGTTAAATGTAGGGAAGTTAAAAGAGATTTTTAACAAATGGCAGACTGAGTTGGGAGTTGAAGACGGCTGGAATTCCCTCTTCTGGAACAACCATGACCTTCCTCGCATCGTCTCTATTTGGGGAAATGACCAAGAATACCGTGAGAAATCTGCCAAAGCCTTTGCAATCTTGCTTCATCTCATGAGAGGGACTCCCTATATCTACCAAGGTGAGGAGATTGGGATGACCAATTATCCTTTTGAAACACTGGATCAAGTAGAAGATATTGAATCCCTCAACTATGCGCGTGAGGCTCTTAAAAAAAGTGTTCCGCTAGAGGAAATTATGGACAGTATCCGTGTTATCGGTCGTGATAATGCACGTACTCCGATGCAATGGGATGAAAGCAAAAATGCTGGTTTCTCAACAGGTCAACCTTGGTTGGCAGTTAATCCAAACTATGAAGAAATCAACGTTCAAGAAGCACTGGCAGATCCAGAATCTATTTTCTATACTTATCAAAAACTCGTTCAAATCCGTAAGGAGAACAGCTGGCTGATTCGAGCTGACTTTGAATTGCTTGATACAGCTGATAAGGTCTTTGCCTATATTCGTAAAGATAGAGACCGTCGTTTCTTAGTTGTGGCTAACTTGTCCAATGAAAAACAAAACTTTTCAGTAGAAGGAAGAGTTAAGTCAATCTTGATTGAAAACACTGTGACTCAAGAAACAGTTGAAAAACAAACCTTAGAGCCATGGGATGCTTTCTGTGTGGAACTAACGGATTAA
- a CDS encoding ATP-dependent Clp protease ATP-binding subunit, which translates to MNNNFNNFNNMDDLFNQLMGGMRGYSSENRRYLINGREVTPEEFAHYRATGQLPGNAESDAQMQQHASGMKQDGVLAKLGRNLTAEAREGKLDPVIGRNKEIQETSEILSRRTKNNPVLVGDAGVGKTAVVEGLAQAIVNGDVPAAIKNKEIISIDISGLEAGTQYRGSFEENVQNLVNEVKEAGNIILFFDEIHQILGAGSIGGDSGSKGLADILKPALSRGELTVIGATTQDEYRNTILKNAALARRFNEVKVNAPSAEDTFKILQGIRDLYQQHHNVILPDEVLKAAVDYSIQYIPQRSLPDKAIDLVDVTAAHLAAQHPVTDVHAVEREIEAEKDKQEKAVEAEDFEAALNAKTRIAELEKKVENHTEDMKVTASINDVAESVERMTGIPVSQMGASDIERLKDMAHRLEHKVIGQDKAVEAVARAIRRNRAGFDEGNRPIGSFLFVGPTGVGKTELAKQLALDMFGTKDAIIRLDMSEYSDRTAVSKLIGTTAGYVGYDDNSNTLTERVRRNPYSIILLDEIEKADPQVITLLLQVLDDGRLTDGQGNTVNFKNTVIIATSNAGFGYEANLTEDADKPELMDRLKPFFRPEFINRFNAVIEFSHLNKEDLSKIVDLMLAEVNQTLAKKDIDLEVSQAVKDFITEEGYDEVMGVRPLRRVVEQQIRDKVTDFHLDHLDAKHLEADMEDGVLVIREKA; encoded by the coding sequence ATGAACAACAACTTTAATAACTTTAACAACATGGATGATTTATTTAACCAATTGATGGGAGGTATGCGAGGGTATAGTTCTGAAAATCGTCGCTACTTGATTAATGGACGTGAAGTGACACCTGAGGAATTTGCTCACTATCGTGCAACTGGTCAATTGCCAGGTAATGCAGAATCTGATGCACAAATGCAACAACACGCTTCAGGTATGAAACAAGACGGTGTCCTTGCTAAACTAGGTCGCAACTTGACAGCGGAAGCTCGTGAGGGCAAGCTGGATCCTGTAATCGGACGAAACAAGGAAATTCAAGAAACATCTGAAATCCTCTCACGTCGTACGAAAAATAATCCTGTTCTAGTTGGAGATGCAGGTGTTGGTAAGACAGCCGTTGTCGAAGGTCTAGCACAAGCGATTGTGAATGGAGATGTTCCGGCTGCCATCAAGAACAAGGAAATTATTTCTATTGATATCTCAGGTCTTGAGGCTGGAACTCAATACCGTGGTAGCTTTGAAGAAAACGTTCAAAATCTAGTCAATGAAGTAAAAGAAGCAGGGAATATTATCCTCTTCTTTGATGAAATTCACCAAATCCTTGGCGCTGGCTCAATCGGAGGAGACAGTGGTTCTAAAGGGCTTGCGGACATTCTCAAGCCAGCTCTCTCTCGTGGTGAATTGACCGTTATTGGAGCGACAACTCAAGACGAATACCGTAACACCATCTTGAAAAATGCAGCTCTTGCTCGTCGTTTCAACGAAGTCAAGGTCAATGCTCCTTCAGCAGAGGATACCTTTAAAATCCTTCAAGGGATTCGTGACCTCTATCAACAACACCACAATGTCATCTTGCCAGACGAAGTCTTAAAAGCAGCAGTGGATTATTCTATCCAATACATTCCTCAACGTAGCTTGCCAGATAAGGCTATTGATCTTGTGGACGTAACGGCTGCTCACTTGGCAGCTCAACATCCTGTAACAGATGTTCATGCTGTTGAACGGGAAATTGAGGCAGAAAAAGACAAGCAAGAAAAAGCAGTTGAGGCAGAAGACTTTGAAGCAGCTCTCAATGCTAAAACACGTATTGCAGAATTAGAGAAAAAAGTCGAAAACCACACAGAAGACATGAAAGTGACTGCAAGCATCAACGATGTGGCTGAATCTGTGGAACGTATGACTGGTATTCCGGTATCTCAAATGGGAGCGTCAGATATCGAACGTTTGAAAGATATGGCTCATCGCTTGGAACACAAGGTAATCGGTCAAGACAAGGCAGTTGAAGCTGTAGCTCGTGCTATCCGTCGTAACCGTGCTGGTTTTGATGAAGGCAATCGCCCAATCGGTAGCTTCCTCTTTGTAGGTCCAACTGGGGTTGGTAAGACAGAACTTGCTAAGCAATTGGCGCTGGATATGTTTGGTACCAAGGATGCGATTATCCGCTTGGATATGTCTGAATACAGTGACCGCACAGCCGTTTCTAAATTGATCGGTACAACAGCCGGTTATGTGGGTTATGATGACAATAGCAATACCTTGACAGAACGTGTTCGTCGCAATCCATACTCTATCATTCTCTTGGACGAAATTGAAAAGGCTGATCCTCAAGTAATCACCCTTCTCCTCCAAGTCTTGGATGATGGTCGTTTAACTGATGGTCAAGGAAATACAGTGAACTTCAAGAACACGGTCATTATCGCGACATCAAATGCTGGATTTGGCTATGAAGCTAACTTGACTGAAGATGCGGATAAACCAGAGTTGATGGATCGTTTGAAACCATTCTTCCGTCCAGAGTTCATCAACCGCTTTAACGCAGTTATCGAGTTCTCACACTTGAATAAGGAAGACCTTTCTAAGATTGTGGACTTGATGTTGGCGGAAGTCAACCAAACCTTGGCTAAGAAAGACATTGATTTGGAAGTCAGCCAAGCAGTTAAGGACTTTATCACCGAAGAAGGCTATGACGAAGTCATGGGTGTTCGTCCTCTCCGTCGTGTGGTTGAACAACAAATTCGTGATAAGGTAACAGATTTCCACTTGGATCATCTAGATGCTAAACATCTGGAAGCAGATATGGAAGATGGCGTTTTGGTCATTCGTGAAAAAGCCTAA
- a CDS encoding peptide ABC transporter substrate-binding protein — protein MKSKKWLLGAGAVLSAALLLTACGQSEKKADAPKTFSYVYAMDPSSLDYSVTSKSSTSDVIANVVDGLLENDKYGNLIPSLAEDWSVSKDGLTYTYKLRKGVKWYTSDGEEYAEVKAKDFVTGLKHAADGKSDGLSLIQDSIKGLAEYVSGESNDFSTVGVKAVDDYTVEYTLNKPESFWNSKVTTATMLPVNEEFLNSKGSDYGAPTPSGILYNGPYFLKSLTSKSVIEYEKNPNYWDKDNVKIDNIKLTFYDGSDQESLIRSFTQGAYTTARLFPTSSNFESTKQEYGDKIVYSPQEATSYYLTVNVNRQSYNKTAKTDEAQKTSTKEALLNKNFRQALNFALDRHSYTAQLNGEEGANKIIRNSLVPHDYVQVGEKTFGELAQAELVSYGDQWKDVALTDGKDTIYSPEKAKAAFAKAKEELQGKGVTFPIHLDIPVEQTDVIAVQQTNSLKQSIESSLGTENVIVDVLQMTDNEKISITSQAKVPSQKDYDLNGTGWGPDYQDPATYLNILDAKKGSALKHLGITRGKDPEVMAQVGLDEYKKLLDDAAAETSDLNKRYEKYAKAQAWVSDSSLLIPVASSGGSPTVSRTVPFTKAYSQVGIKGDPFVFKGLELQNDVVTAKEYEEAFKKWQQEKIETNAKYQKELEKHVK, from the coding sequence ATGAAATCGAAAAAGTGGCTCTTAGGAGCAGGTGCTGTTTTGAGTGCAGCCCTACTGTTAACTGCTTGTGGGCAAAGTGAAAAGAAAGCGGATGCTCCCAAGACATTCTCTTATGTCTACGCTATGGATCCATCTTCTTTGGACTATAGTGTGACGAGCAAGAGCTCAACCTCTGACGTTATAGCAAACGTCGTTGATGGTCTTTTGGAAAATGATAAGTATGGGAACTTAATTCCATCACTTGCAGAAGACTGGTCTGTTTCAAAGGATGGTTTGACTTACACCTACAAACTTCGTAAGGGTGTAAAATGGTATACTTCTGATGGAGAAGAATACGCTGAAGTTAAAGCTAAAGACTTTGTTACTGGGCTTAAACATGCCGCTGACGGAAAATCAGATGGTCTTTCTTTGATTCAGGATTCTATCAAAGGTTTGGCAGAGTATGTCAGTGGTGAGAGCAATGATTTCTCTACCGTAGGAGTTAAGGCTGTTGATGATTACACGGTAGAATACACGCTTAACAAACCAGAAAGTTTCTGGAACTCTAAGGTCACAACTGCAACCATGCTTCCAGTTAATGAAGAATTTTTGAATTCTAAAGGGAGCGACTACGGTGCACCAACCCCATCAGGTATCCTATATAATGGTCCTTATTTCTTGAAATCATTGACTTCAAAATCAGTCATTGAATATGAAAAGAATCCAAACTACTGGGATAAGGACAATGTCAAGATTGACAATATTAAACTAACCTTCTACGATGGATCAGACCAAGAATCCTTGATTCGTAGCTTTACACAAGGTGCCTATACAACAGCCCGTCTCTTCCCAACAAGCTCAAACTTTGAGTCAACTAAACAAGAGTACGGCGATAAGATTGTTTACAGTCCACAAGAAGCGACTAGCTACTACCTCACTGTTAACGTAAACCGCCAATCTTACAATAAAACAGCCAAAACAGACGAAGCTCAAAAAACATCAACGAAAGAAGCTCTTCTTAACAAGAACTTCCGTCAGGCGCTAAACTTTGCCCTTGACCGTCACTCATACACTGCTCAGTTGAATGGTGAAGAAGGTGCGAACAAGATTATCCGTAACAGCCTAGTGCCTCATGACTACGTTCAAGTTGGTGAAAAAACCTTTGGAGAGTTGGCACAGGCAGAGCTCGTTTCATATGGAGACCAGTGGAAAGATGTAGCCCTTACAGATGGCAAGGATACGATTTACAGTCCTGAAAAAGCTAAGGCAGCCTTTGCTAAAGCCAAGGAAGAATTGCAGGGCAAGGGAGTTACCTTCCCAATCCATTTGGATATCCCGGTTGAACAAACAGATGTAATCGCAGTTCAACAAACCAACTCACTCAAGCAGTCAATCGAATCATCGCTTGGTACTGAAAATGTCATTGTCGATGTCCTTCAAATGACAGATAATGAAAAAATTAGCATTACGTCTCAAGCCAAGGTGCCATCTCAAAAAGACTATGACTTGAACGGAACTGGTTGGGGACCAGACTATCAAGACCCAGCTACCTACCTCAACATCCTTGATGCCAAGAAGGGATCGGCCCTTAAACACTTGGGAATCACTCGCGGAAAAGATCCAGAAGTGATGGCTCAAGTTGGACTGGACGAATACAAGAAACTTTTGGATGATGCTGCAGCTGAAACTAGCGACCTTAATAAGCGTTATGAAAAATACGCTAAAGCTCAAGCTTGGGTGTCAGACAGCTCGCTCTTAATCCCAGTTGCTTCTTCAGGTGGTTCTCCAACTGTTAGCCGAACTGTACCATTCACAAAAGCATACTCTCAAGTCGGAATCAAGGGAGACCCATTTGTGTTCAAAGGTTTGGAGTTGCAAAATGACGTTGTGACTGCAAAAGAATACGAAGAAGCCTTCAAGAAATGGCAACAAGAAAAAATCGAAACAAATGCCAA